One Bacteroidota bacterium genomic window carries:
- the hisI gene encoding phosphoribosyl-AMP cyclohydrolase translates to MEKNNLNDKNILSLSFDENGLLPAIVQEAETLQILMMAYINQEAFQETMQSGFATFWSRSRQELWKKGETSGNRMQIVEVRVDCDQDCVIYLVTRTQGGACHTKNVSGQYRKSCFYRKVNADDTKLLLLED, encoded by the coding sequence ATGGAAAAGAACAATCTAAACGACAAAAACATACTCTCGCTCAGTTTTGATGAAAACGGGCTGCTGCCTGCCATTGTGCAAGAGGCAGAAACCTTGCAGATTCTGATGATGGCTTATATCAACCAGGAGGCTTTCCAGGAAACCATGCAGTCTGGATTTGCTACATTCTGGAGCCGGTCGCGCCAGGAACTTTGGAAAAAAGGTGAAACTTCGGGTAACAGAATGCAAATAGTGGAAGTTCGTGTCGATTGCGACCAGGATTGTGTGATATATCTTGTTACCCGCACCCAGGGCGGAGCATGCCATACCAAAAACGTCTCAGGGCAATACCGGAAATCGTGTTTTTATCGGAAAGTTAATGCTGATGATACAAAACTCTTGCTTCTCGAAGACTAA
- a CDS encoding sensor histidine kinase — MRLMNQVNNNNKVFSRKSIQHILFWILILTIEVFTYFEESSSNLTSSSAIWQHILRVVFSAIATYINYLILIPVFLRKSKFIPFVLCNVVNLVIFSFLVFIVAVTSYVNGNLQNGGILEHHIIYTFSILYALFFIVASTMFYYAQEWNKLKDIASKLIRIEKEKIESEHNALKAQLNPHFLFNTLNNIYALSLAKSDNTPKIVLKLSELMSYILYECKEEFVPVQKEIDFLKNYIELEKIRTKNTQIEFNWDGNSADLKIAPLLFIPFVENSFKHSRTDSDISTITIKLHTDSQSVLHFYCKNNKGNQKTSVEEKYKGVGIENVKKRLALLYHQNHQLLISDEPYSYKVELDINLK; from the coding sequence ATGAGATTAATGAATCAGGTGAATAATAACAATAAGGTTTTTTCGAGAAAAAGTATACAGCATATTCTCTTTTGGATTCTGATTCTTACAATAGAAGTTTTCACCTATTTCGAAGAATCCTCTTCAAATCTGACTTCTTCGAGTGCAATTTGGCAGCATATATTAAGAGTTGTGTTTTCAGCCATAGCAACTTATATCAACTACCTTATACTAATCCCTGTTTTTCTAAGAAAAAGTAAGTTTATCCCATTCGTACTTTGCAATGTTGTAAACCTTGTCATTTTTAGTTTCCTTGTTTTTATTGTGGCAGTTACAAGTTATGTAAATGGCAATTTGCAAAATGGTGGAATTTTAGAGCATCATATTATCTATACATTTTCTATTTTGTATGCACTGTTTTTTATTGTTGCTTCTACTATGTTTTATTATGCTCAGGAATGGAATAAACTTAAAGATATAGCCAGCAAACTAATAAGGATAGAGAAAGAAAAAATCGAATCGGAACACAATGCTTTAAAGGCTCAATTGAATCCTCATTTCCTTTTTAATACACTCAATAATATTTATGCTTTAAGCTTAGCGAAATCGGACAATACGCCAAAAATAGTTTTAAAGCTTTCTGAATTAATGAGCTATATTTTATATGAATGCAAAGAAGAATTTGTTCCTGTGCAGAAAGAAATTGATTTTTTAAAAAACTACATTGAGTTGGAAAAAATTCGGACTAAGAATACTCAAATTGAGTTTAATTGGGATGGGAATAGTGCTGATTTAAAGATTGCTCCCCTCTTATTTATCCCTTTTGTCGAAAATTCATTTAAGCATTCCAGAACCGATTCTGATATTTCCACCATTACAATAAAATTGCATACCGACAGCCAATCTGTTCTGCACTTTTACTGCAAAAACAACAAGGGAAACCAAAAAACTTCTGTTGAAGAAAAATACAAAGGGGTTGGCATCGAAAACGTAAAAAAAAGACTTGCCTTGCTTTATCATCAGAACCACCAACTACTAATAAGTGATGAGCCTTATAGCTATAAAGTTGAATTGGACATAAACTTAAAATAA
- a CDS encoding response regulator transcription factor — translation MKLKCIIVDDEPLARGVIETYLKEFDFIETVASCNNAMEALNYLNKSTIDILFLDINMPKIDGLSFLRTLKSAPQVIITTAYREYAIEGFELDVVDYLCKPFSFERFLVAVNKAIGRIKAKTENYRISNSLAAEPNITKHAESYLFVKSEKKTYKIELDEILFVEAVGDYIKIISTGKSLICYMYLKEIELMLPANLFPRVHRSFLVSLSKIDSVEGNQIKIRESIIPIGRRYRENFISLLS, via the coding sequence ATGAAGCTGAAATGTATAATTGTTGACGATGAACCTCTTGCCAGAGGGGTAATTGAAACCTATCTGAAAGAATTCGATTTTATCGAAACGGTTGCAAGCTGCAACAATGCCATGGAAGCTCTAAACTATTTGAATAAAAGCACTATAGACATCCTTTTTTTGGATATCAACATGCCAAAAATTGATGGCCTGAGTTTTTTAAGAACTTTGAAATCAGCTCCACAGGTTATTATCACTACGGCTTATAGAGAATATGCCATTGAAGGATTCGAACTTGATGTAGTCGACTATTTATGCAAACCATTTTCATTCGAACGTTTTTTAGTAGCCGTCAATAAAGCAATAGGCAGAATAAAAGCAAAAACAGAAAATTACAGGATTTCAAATTCTTTAGCTGCAGAGCCAAACATAACAAAACATGCGGAATCTTATCTATTTGTAAAATCTGAAAAGAAAACCTACAAAATTGAGCTGGATGAAATTCTATTCGTAGAAGCAGTTGGTGACTATATTAAAATAATCTCTACTGGTAAATCATTAATTTGTTATATGTATTTAAAAGAAATTGAGTTGATGCTGCCAGCTAATTTGTTTCCAAGGGTTCACCGTTCGTTTCTGGTTTCGTTGTCGAAAATAGACTCCGTAGAAGGCAACCAAATTAAAATCCGAGAGTCAATTATCCCCATTGGAAGGAGGTATCGCGAAAATTTTATTTCCCTTTTGTCTTAA
- a CDS encoding glycosyltransferase family 39 protein produces MNKNIRNIILISIVLISTVMHFKHFSKDLMSIHVWRQTQTQSTIINFYEEDMNILNPLRNNRGDSDGIFRMEFPLMQWLVAAQYKIFGNHLIITRLFMFLIGFLTILGIYKLLDALFHNTILSVIGAWAFNFSPSFYYYTINPLPDNFALCCSVWGLALFFVWYNKKKTIFLLFCSLLLSIGALSKLPFIIYYIVPIVYFIYLFIKNGLNRNYFIQAFIAISFAIFPIIWYLTVIPHWHGNVIVKGMLENNESLMKLLDYYQHNLISTLPELLVGYGSLVFFLAGFFFLFRNKAYQNPKFLLLLSLSIFAILYYLFEANAIAKIHDYYLFPFYPLLFILVAYGAFNLYNSRIKFNRYLTYALIAVIPIACYFRMQGRWNPDSP; encoded by the coding sequence ATGAATAAGAATATAAGAAATATCATCCTAATTTCAATTGTGCTGATTAGTACTGTAATGCACTTTAAACATTTCTCAAAGGATTTGATGAGTATACATGTTTGGAGACAAACACAAACTCAATCAACAATAATTAATTTTTATGAGGAGGATATGAATATTTTAAATCCCCTTAGAAACAATAGGGGTGATTCAGATGGCATTTTTCGAATGGAATTTCCATTAATGCAATGGTTAGTCGCAGCTCAATATAAGATTTTCGGGAATCACTTGATAATTACCAGATTATTTATGTTTTTAATTGGTTTTTTAACTATTTTGGGAATTTACAAACTGTTGGATGCATTATTTCATAATACTATTCTATCTGTCATTGGAGCTTGGGCATTTAATTTCTCCCCAAGTTTCTATTATTATACAATTAATCCTTTGCCTGATAATTTTGCATTATGTTGTTCCGTATGGGGATTGGCTTTGTTTTTTGTATGGTATAACAAAAAGAAAACTATCTTTTTATTGTTTTGCAGTCTGTTATTAAGTATTGGAGCACTCAGTAAATTACCATTTATTATTTATTACATAGTACCAATAGTTTATTTCATTTATTTATTCATAAAAAATGGACTGAATAGGAATTATTTTATTCAAGCATTTATTGCGATAAGTTTCGCAATCTTTCCAATAATTTGGTATTTAACTGTGATACCTCATTGGCATGGTAATGTGATTGTGAAAGGAATGCTTGAGAATAATGAATCTCTGATGAAACTATTAGATTATTACCAACATAACTTGATTTCAACATTGCCTGAATTACTTGTTGGATATGGCTCATTAGTATTCTTTTTAGCAGGATTTTTCTTTTTATTTAGAAACAAAGCTTATCAAAACCCTAAGTTTTTACTATTACTTTCATTGAGTATTTTCGCTATATTGTATTACCTTTTTGAGGCAAATGCAATAGCAAAGATTCATGATTACTATCTTTTTCCTTTCTATCCATTGTTATTTATTCTAGTAGCTTATGGAGCATTTAATCTATATAATTCTAGGATAAAGTTTAATCGTTACTTGACTTATGCATTGATAGCAGTAATACCTATTGCATGCTATTTTAGAATGCAAGGCAGATGGAATCCTGATTCTCCTTGA
- a CDS encoding purine-binding chemotaxis protein CheW gives MATLQRTGGSYLSFKLGNEVFAVHVNEVLNILEMTKITSIPKAPAYLKGVINLRGIVLPVVDARLKFNMQAQEYTSNTCIIVMDLEHNDEIVHVGFIVDQVLEVLELETSQIEPAPNLGVNFKAEFIAGMARANDDFVMLLNMAQIFSLDEIGMLQSENAGQEIESK, from the coding sequence ATGGCAACTCTACAAAGAACAGGTGGGTCTTACCTATCGTTTAAACTTGGCAATGAAGTATTTGCCGTGCACGTCAACGAGGTTTTAAATATCCTTGAGATGACAAAGATTACGTCCATTCCAAAGGCTCCGGCCTACTTAAAAGGAGTTATTAATCTTCGGGGGATTGTTTTGCCTGTTGTCGATGCCCGCCTAAAGTTCAACATGCAAGCGCAGGAATATACCTCCAATACTTGTATTATTGTAATGGACCTCGAACACAATGATGAAATTGTGCATGTAGGTTTCATTGTAGACCAGGTACTTGAAGTGCTCGAACTCGAAACCAGCCAAATTGAACCAGCACCTAATTTGGGTGTCAACTTTAAAGCCGAATTTATTGCCGGAATGGCCCGAGCCAACGACGATTTTGTGATGCTGCTGAACATGGCCCAGATATTTTCCCTCGACGAAATAGGAATGCTCCAGTCGGAAAATGCAGGCCAGGAAATTGAAAGCAAATAA
- a CDS encoding type II toxin-antitoxin system RelE/ParE family toxin, translating to MAKRKIVWSHRANIKLFQILEFYAERNQSTAYSKKLYKKFNKELSLLLKQPDIGIITEIEDVRGLIVDDYILFYENKSGLLIVHTVWDCRQNPEDLSIKYT from the coding sequence ATGGCTAAGCGCAAGATAGTCTGGTCTCATAGAGCCAACATTAAATTGTTTCAAATTCTTGAGTTTTACGCAGAAAGAAATCAAAGTACTGCCTATTCAAAGAAACTTTATAAGAAGTTTAACAAAGAATTGTCATTACTTCTGAAACAACCTGATATTGGAATTATTACTGAAATTGAAGATGTTCGTGGGTTAATTGTTGATGATTACATATTATTCTATGAGAATAAATCTGGTTTGTTAATTGTTCATACAGTCTGGGATTGCAGACAGAATCCAGAAGATTTAAGTATTAAATATACTTGA
- a CDS encoding ZIP family metal transporter: protein MDKVWVYSLLSVLMVSSISLVGIFALLLNKSLFEKTRTLLVSFAVGTLIGGAVLHLLPESMEHGHDRLPAILVVISIVSFFIFEKYLNTHLHHHPGKNGVKSFGPLNLFADAMHNFLDGILIAAAFSIDFNTGVIATMAVLMHELPQEIGDFAILVQAGYSVRKALFYNVLSALSSFLGCVVVLLFPLFGAEISHYILPLAAGGFLYIALADLLPELMAVGTFKKSFFQLIFLLAGLALMWLGLDFHHIGH, encoded by the coding sequence ATGGATAAAGTCTGGGTCTATTCGCTCCTAAGCGTTTTAATGGTAAGCAGTATTTCGTTAGTAGGTATTTTTGCCCTTCTTCTTAATAAATCACTCTTCGAAAAAACCCGTACCCTTCTGGTTAGTTTTGCCGTTGGCACGCTCATCGGCGGTGCAGTTCTTCACCTTTTACCCGAATCGATGGAGCATGGGCACGACCGCTTACCCGCTATTTTGGTGGTAATTAGCATTGTGTCGTTTTTTATCTTTGAAAAATATTTAAATACTCACCTTCATCACCATCCTGGCAAAAACGGGGTTAAATCATTCGGTCCGCTTAACCTGTTTGCCGATGCCATGCACAATTTTCTCGATGGTATTCTCATTGCTGCTGCTTTTAGCATCGATTTTAACACCGGAGTAATTGCCACCATGGCAGTGTTGATGCACGAATTGCCTCAGGAAATTGGCGATTTTGCCATTCTGGTGCAGGCAGGTTATTCTGTGCGTAAAGCTTTATTTTATAACGTACTTTCTGCTTTGTCCTCTTTTTTAGGCTGCGTGGTTGTCTTGTTGTTCCCGCTTTTTGGTGCAGAGATATCGCATTATATTCTACCACTCGCCGCCGGAGGATTTCTTTATATTGCTCTTGCCGATTTACTTCCGGAGCTTATGGCAGTAGGAACATTTAAAAAGTCGTTTTTCCAACTTATTTTTCTCCTTGCTGGTCTGGCGCTAATGTGGTTGGGGCTCGATTTTCATCACATCGGACATTAA
- a CDS encoding tetratricopeptide repeat protein codes for MTTIDIFRKQNKVIDCILEGRIAEVFPELSELVFASRLGDYMSSFENLETTYKNILRYSFGRTRDPQRDVVYLKFKRDLIELCDDVSHHLLNHSDIWLVSLHKQDESFLHLNERERTELVDHLATEKEFNQLLSELGQSEKPDEKSMANYYLMLDKFFEVLWIKGNYGEGERLLAQRLIQSAAIPWQDKALIVSAVSLSLFNHFDPVKMDLLFDVYAEGKYQLSQRALVGIIFALLGYHKRLILYPEVISRLKTVEQPSLLAKHTEQILIQFIKARETEKVTEKIQREILPEVMKVKPGIEDRLRLDEMLGKDDIEGRNPDWENFFADSPEVFKKLEEFSSMQMDGSDVFMGAFSMLKRFGFFEKTSNWFLPFYKDHPEIRKSLSGADEKYDWKSFFEGVENAPLMCNSDKYSFCFNLGFMPAMQKSMMLDMFSSELQQMNELSEDQKKHDAHAASRIVFIQYIQDLYRFFKLHPGRKVFTDIFSINPNIVEIDFLIEIFFHTKGLRALGEFYFTKNYYSEALKIFGFLEKREPSFELIEKIGFCYQMLGQYEQAIEKYKQGEIYDNNRAWLQKKIGFCYRKTGQYDKAIEYYKKVEFHEPENLEVQTFLGQLHIDNQDYDEALKYYFKVDYLKPNTAKVLRPIGWCSFLLHKTDQAIRYLKKVADSEGQGFDHLNLGHAYWAGAKLPEAIEQYRMALRFSGNDISWFKNAMNQDALNLKTYGIEELEVSLMVDYILLDI; via the coding sequence ATGACAACCATCGATATCTTTCGGAAACAAAATAAAGTGATAGACTGCATTCTCGAAGGGCGTATAGCAGAAGTTTTTCCTGAACTTTCGGAATTGGTATTTGCCAGCCGCTTAGGCGATTATATGTCGTCGTTTGAGAATTTGGAAACTACTTATAAAAACATTCTCCGTTATTCTTTTGGCCGCACCCGCGATCCGCAGCGGGATGTCGTTTACCTTAAATTCAAACGAGACCTGATTGAACTTTGCGACGATGTGTCCCATCATCTATTGAATCATTCCGATATTTGGCTGGTAAGCCTGCATAAGCAGGACGAAAGCTTTCTGCATCTCAACGAAAGAGAACGCACAGAACTGGTGGATCACCTTGCAACCGAAAAGGAGTTTAACCAGCTGCTAAGCGAACTTGGCCAGTCGGAAAAACCCGATGAAAAATCGATGGCCAATTATTACCTTATGTTGGATAAGTTTTTCGAGGTGCTTTGGATCAAGGGTAATTATGGCGAAGGAGAGCGTTTGCTTGCTCAACGACTTATTCAATCAGCTGCTATTCCCTGGCAAGACAAAGCACTAATCGTGAGTGCCGTTTCCCTGTCATTGTTTAACCACTTCGATCCGGTGAAGATGGATCTTTTGTTTGATGTGTATGCAGAGGGTAAATACCAGCTTTCGCAACGAGCACTGGTGGGAATCATTTTTGCCCTTTTAGGCTATCACAAACGACTCATCCTATATCCAGAGGTTATTTCGCGCCTCAAGACCGTGGAGCAACCCAGCCTGTTGGCAAAGCATACAGAACAAATCTTGATTCAATTTATAAAAGCCCGCGAAACGGAGAAGGTGACAGAAAAAATTCAGAGGGAGATTTTACCCGAAGTGATGAAAGTAAAACCTGGAATTGAAGATCGATTAAGGTTAGACGAAATGCTTGGAAAAGACGACATTGAAGGCAGAAACCCCGACTGGGAAAACTTTTTTGCCGACTCCCCTGAGGTGTTTAAAAAACTGGAAGAGTTTTCGTCGATGCAGATGGATGGTTCCGATGTATTTATGGGGGCTTTCTCTATGCTCAAGCGTTTTGGTTTTTTTGAGAAAACTTCTAATTGGTTTTTACCTTTTTACAAAGATCATCCTGAAATAAGAAAAAGCCTCTCCGGTGCCGACGAGAAGTATGATTGGAAGTCGTTTTTCGAAGGCGTGGAAAACGCCCCTTTGATGTGTAACTCCGACAAATACTCCTTTTGTTTTAATCTTGGGTTTATGCCCGCGATGCAAAAATCCATGATGCTCGATATGTTCAGTTCGGAGCTGCAACAAATGAATGAATTGTCTGAAGACCAGAAAAAACACGATGCCCATGCAGCGAGCCGCATTGTTTTTATCCAGTATATACAGGATTTGTATCGCTTTTTTAAATTGCATCCCGGGCGAAAAGTCTTTACCGATATCTTTAGCATAAACCCCAATATTGTGGAGATAGATTTTTTAATAGAGATATTCTTTCACACCAAAGGCCTACGTGCTCTGGGCGAATTTTATTTTACCAAAAATTATTACAGCGAGGCCTTGAAAATTTTCGGATTCCTCGAAAAAAGGGAGCCTTCGTTCGAGCTTATCGAAAAAATCGGATTTTGCTACCAGATGCTTGGGCAGTATGAGCAAGCCATCGAAAAATACAAGCAGGGCGAAATTTATGACAACAACCGCGCCTGGCTGCAAAAGAAAATAGGCTTTTGTTACCGCAAAACCGGACAGTACGATAAAGCTATTGAGTACTACAAAAAAGTAGAGTTTCATGAACCAGAGAACCTTGAGGTGCAGACTTTTCTGGGGCAATTGCATATCGATAATCAAGACTATGACGAGGCTCTGAAATACTATTTCAAAGTAGATTATTTAAAACCAAATACAGCCAAAGTATTGCGGCCTATTGGCTGGTGCAGCTTTTTACTGCATAAAACCGATCAGGCCATTCGTTACCTTAAAAAGGTTGCCGATAGCGAAGGGCAGGGTTTCGATCACCTAAACCTCGGGCATGCATATTGGGCAGGAGCTAAGTTACCAGAAGCCATTGAGCAGTACCGGATGGCACTTCGTTTTTCGGGTAATGACATTAGCTGGTTTAAAAATGCCATGAACCAGGATGCCCTAAACCTGAAAACCTATGGCATCGAAGAGCTCGAAGTATCGCTGATGGTTGATTATATTTTATTGGATATTTAG
- the pgeF gene encoding peptidoglycan editing factor PgeF has protein sequence MMAAFLFYIQGMDNQEIKTIQFTSLVGSALVKHGVVLRTGGYSKGMYQSLNLSSKCGDDITAVNRNRKLLAEWLGIESDKVLFPDQCHTANVSIVANHELPSLTETDAIITNQHKLAIGVLAADCVPVLFYDAVNGVIAAAHAGWKGTVQKIVPKVIELMAEKFNSKPEEIWVGIGPAIGAQRYEVGIEVHNAVAHCNPEAMAFCYQPSIKPGHGTLDLQALNRHQALASGIRKTQIETIGLCTYDNPHLFFSARRDGFSCGRFASVIMLI, from the coding sequence ATGATGGCAGCTTTTTTATTTTACATTCAGGGCATGGATAATCAGGAAATAAAAACCATTCAATTCACCTCATTGGTGGGTTCTGCCTTGGTAAAACATGGAGTTGTATTGCGCACAGGTGGATACAGCAAAGGCATGTATCAATCGCTTAACCTCAGCAGTAAATGCGGCGACGATATCACTGCAGTAAACCGCAACCGGAAACTACTGGCAGAATGGCTTGGCATCGAAAGTGATAAGGTTCTGTTTCCGGACCAATGTCATACGGCCAATGTGTCCATTGTCGCAAACCATGAATTGCCAAGTCTAACCGAAACCGATGCGATTATAACCAACCAGCATAAATTGGCTATAGGAGTTCTGGCTGCCGATTGTGTACCTGTTTTGTTTTATGATGCGGTAAATGGGGTAATAGCTGCTGCGCATGCCGGCTGGAAAGGAACTGTTCAAAAAATTGTTCCGAAAGTAATTGAATTAATGGCCGAGAAATTTAATTCGAAGCCGGAAGAGATTTGGGTTGGCATAGGTCCGGCAATCGGTGCCCAACGGTATGAGGTTGGGATAGAAGTGCACAATGCGGTGGCCCACTGTAACCCCGAAGCAATGGCTTTCTGCTACCAGCCCTCTATAAAACCGGGGCACGGAACCCTCGATTTGCAAGCCTTAAACCGCCACCAGGCGTTGGCTTCGGGCATTCGGAAAACCCAGATCGAAACCATCGGGCTGTGCACATACGACAACCCGCATCTTTTTTTCTCAGCCCGGCGCGATGGATTTTCCTGTGGGCGATTTGCTTCGGTAATCATGTTGATATAG